A genome region from Gigantopelta aegis isolate Gae_Host chromosome 3, Gae_host_genome, whole genome shotgun sequence includes the following:
- the LOC121368764 gene encoding uncharacterized histidine-rich protein DDB_G0274557-like, translated as MPSRLVLYPHPHSHSHSDPYPYPYSHSDSHPHSDPHSHPHSDPHPHPHPHSDPHSHPHSDPHPHPHSHSDPHPHSDPHSHSAESDNLLFIFQVSQLLSDIVVL; from the exons ATGCCATCGAGACTGGTCCTATACCCGCAcccgcactcgcactcgcactcggACCCGTACCCGTACCCGTACTCGCACTCGGACTCGCACCCGCACTCGGACCCGCACTCGCACCCGCACTCGGACCCGCACCCGCACCCGCACCCGCACTCGGACCCGCACTCGCACCCGCACTCGGACCCGCACCCGCACCCGCACTCGCACTCGGACCCGCACCCGCACTCGGAcccgcactcgcactc AGCTGAAAGTGAcaatctgttatttatttttcaagttTCTCAGCTGTTGTCAGATATTGTTGTTCTGTAA